One Turneriella parva DSM 21527 genomic region harbors:
- a CDS encoding PilZ domain-containing protein — protein sequence MPNANDRRSQHRVTAGAYIEYRVTIDGTQVKDAIMSDISEGGVMVLVESADIGRELVVGESVGGEIIHDRTKFNFRFRGEIAWIQPRDMRSRRFVALGIRFAPGVQLPAQIYAILMADHDF from the coding sequence ATGCCGAATGCGAACGACCGCCGCAGCCAGCACCGGGTTACCGCCGGCGCGTACATCGAATACCGCGTAACCATCGACGGTACGCAGGTCAAAGACGCAATCATGAGCGATATTTCAGAGGGCGGCGTCATGGTGCTCGTCGAGAGTGCCGACATTGGCCGCGAACTCGTTGTCGGCGAAAGCGTCGGCGGTGAAATTATTCACGACCGCACAAAATTCAATTTTCGGTTTCGCGGCGAAATCGCCTGGATTCAGCCGCGCGATATGCGGTCGCGGCGGTTTGTCGCGCTCGGCATTCGTTTCGCACCCGGCGTGCAACTGCCCGCGCAGATTTACGCAATTCTGATGGCCGACCACGATTTCTGA
- a CDS encoding rod-binding protein — MNLNAIDPLLLSRKEAPRPGKADKESKVSFQQLLNDLVPKNLDGKISSETFSRTPRREKILEHVGGSPERKKMLEAARQFENFFLEKMFREMRKNMGKNDILHGGSAEDIFQDMLLTERVNTMTQTSSLGLAEQIYTEMQRAQK, encoded by the coding sequence ATGAACCTAAACGCAATCGACCCTCTTCTGCTCAGCCGCAAAGAAGCCCCTCGCCCCGGCAAGGCTGATAAAGAATCAAAAGTATCGTTTCAACAGCTCTTAAACGACCTCGTGCCCAAGAACCTCGACGGAAAAATCTCGTCAGAAACCTTCAGCCGCACCCCGCGCCGCGAGAAAATTCTCGAGCATGTCGGCGGTTCACCTGAACGGAAAAAAATGCTCGAAGCGGCGCGCCAGTTTGAGAACTTTTTTCTCGAGAAGATGTTTCGTGAAATGCGCAAGAATATGGGTAAGAACGATATTCTTCACGGCGGTTCTGCCGAAGATATTTTTCAGGATATGCTGCTCACCGAACGCGTGAACACGATGACACAGACATCGTCTCTGGGTCTTGCCGAGCAGATCTATACTGAAATGCAGCGGGCGCAGAAATAG
- a CDS encoding Ig-like domain-containing protein produces the protein MKLLRLFGLLVLFWALACKGFDWPEPLDPNAGSKAGAVFAITGTNPVDGAGLIANNTQIVVNFSETVNTGLLSYNSTAGSCGSNNLQVSADEFVSCIALTTPVWGSGQMSLTMTPTSALANGTTYKVRVLTSLVAVSGKTLSSIFTTTTGFTTAPAGTLVPSMVSPSEGATGVSINTALIINFTHSVSTGTLTYNMAAGPCTGSLQMSADGFVNCIAFPSHVFMVADTQLTITPTVALNYNTLYRVRITTALTGAGAEMLAGNFTSTGFTTDAPPALTVSLASPADGSTSVSPATTLNLAFNHAVAVGTVTFNNVAGPCTGSVQISPDGFSTCVGLNAPSWGGGNTILTLTPSSALNPGALYRVQVTTAVTGAVGNVLASDFVTPSGIGILISAPASLNVFSSNSQNMLVWPTVSGATSYNVYFSTSAGVTIGTGTLIAGVTAPYTHTGLANGTAYYYIVAGANGGNIGTASSQTSATPVVSKTIFVTSTNYTGALGGLTGADATCMTRAAAASLPGNFRAYLSTSADDAICRLLGLSGKLGANCGLPIAPNLSAIGPYVNRNSVQVAASLQSFVSNTLTAAVGFEESGASAGSVTPFTGTANGVQSGANCSDWTDNAVISIGVVGSATSMGASWSSNGNGACALLGLLPISPIYCVAY, from the coding sequence ATGAAGCTTCTACGCCTTTTCGGTTTACTTGTACTCTTTTGGGCTCTGGCTTGCAAGGGGTTTGACTGGCCCGAGCCGCTCGACCCAAACGCAGGTTCTAAGGCCGGGGCCGTGTTCGCGATCACGGGCACGAACCCTGTGGATGGTGCGGGGCTCATCGCCAACAACACCCAGATCGTGGTCAATTTTAGCGAGACTGTCAACACGGGTCTGCTCTCGTATAACTCGACGGCCGGCAGCTGCGGCAGCAATAATTTACAGGTCAGTGCCGATGAATTTGTATCGTGCATAGCCCTCACGACCCCCGTGTGGGGTAGTGGACAGATGTCGCTTACCATGACGCCCACATCGGCGCTCGCCAACGGTACAACTTACAAAGTTCGCGTGCTTACGTCTCTGGTTGCGGTGAGTGGCAAAACCTTGAGTTCAATTTTCACGACGACAACCGGCTTCACGACTGCACCGGCGGGCACGCTCGTACCGTCGATGGTCTCGCCGAGCGAGGGGGCGACTGGTGTTTCAATCAACACGGCGCTTATTATTAACTTCACGCATTCGGTCAGCACCGGGACTCTTACCTACAATATGGCAGCAGGTCCGTGTACGGGCAGTCTTCAAATGAGTGCCGACGGTTTTGTGAACTGCATTGCTTTTCCGTCCCATGTATTCATGGTCGCCGATACGCAACTGACGATAACACCGACGGTGGCGCTGAATTACAACACGCTCTACCGTGTGCGCATCACGACGGCGCTTACGGGTGCGGGCGCCGAAATGCTCGCAGGCAATTTTACGTCGACCGGCTTTACGACCGACGCTCCCCCGGCGCTGACAGTCTCGCTTGCCAGCCCGGCCGATGGCTCGACCAGCGTTTCACCGGCGACGACATTGAATCTGGCGTTCAACCACGCCGTGGCCGTTGGTACGGTTACCTTTAACAATGTTGCGGGCCCCTGCACCGGCAGTGTGCAAATTTCACCCGACGGATTCAGTACGTGCGTGGGTTTGAATGCCCCATCATGGGGTGGCGGCAATACAATACTGACGCTGACACCCAGTTCGGCACTTAACCCCGGGGCACTCTATCGAGTCCAGGTGACAACTGCCGTAACCGGGGCAGTTGGTAACGTGTTGGCTTCTGATTTTGTAACTCCCTCAGGCATCGGCATTCTCATCAGCGCGCCAGCATCGCTCAACGTCTTTTCATCGAACTCGCAGAACATGTTGGTATGGCCCACAGTATCGGGAGCTACCAGCTACAACGTCTACTTCAGCACATCTGCCGGGGTCACTATTGGCACAGGGACTTTGATTGCAGGTGTGACTGCACCCTACACGCACACTGGTCTGGCCAATGGTACGGCATATTACTATATTGTCGCCGGCGCCAATGGGGGCAACATAGGCACCGCGTCTTCTCAGACCTCGGCAACACCGGTTGTCTCAAAAACCATCTTCGTCACGAGCACCAATTATACCGGTGCTCTCGGTGGCCTGACCGGTGCAGACGCCACGTGCATGACACGCGCCGCAGCGGCGTCGCTGCCGGGTAACTTCAGAGCATACCTTTCAACGAGCGCAGACGACGCAATCTGCAGACTACTGGGGCTTTCAGGTAAATTGGGGGCAAATTGCGGATTACCAATAGCCCCCAATCTCTCCGCTATTGGGCCTTATGTGAACCGCAATTCGGTGCAGGTTGCGGCGAGCCTGCAGAGCTTTGTCTCCAATACTCTCACTGCAGCCGTGGGTTTTGAAGAAAGCGGAGCAAGCGCCGGGTCTGTCACCCCCTTTACCGGTACTGCCAACGGCGTGCAGTCGGGCGCCAATTGCTCTGACTGGACAGACAATGCCGTTATCAGCATAGGCGTAGTCGGCAGTGCGACATCAATGGGCGCGAGCTGGAGCTCAAATGGTAACGGCGCCTGCGCCCTGCTGGGGCTTCTGCCGATTTCGCCCATTTATTGCGTCGCGTATTGA
- a CDS encoding flagella basal body P-ring formation protein FlgA, with protein MATWINNRSRFLRDAIGSAALTAGSRVSKGIFLFMTLSFAHAESKTTLTLKSVFTSPNASVCLGDLVQLQGMAAREVEKLNRYCRIELKGERTILNAKEIELHAWAAGVIPEKISGSQITITRGAIPIGEVLAHAPVTDAPKPSQRIRRGSTVKLFLKSAHIQIARDAVILMDAFPGETIDVRISGTRKNLRARLVNGEAAELVQ; from the coding sequence TTGGCGACATGGATAAATAACCGCTCTAGATTCCTTAGAGACGCGATCGGTTCGGCTGCGCTCACCGCAGGTAGTCGCGTCTCTAAGGGTATATTTTTATTCATGACGCTTTCTTTCGCCCACGCCGAGAGCAAAACAACATTAACTCTGAAATCCGTATTCACTAGCCCCAACGCTTCGGTCTGCCTGGGTGACCTCGTACAACTGCAGGGCATGGCTGCGCGTGAGGTTGAAAAACTCAATCGTTACTGCCGCATTGAACTTAAAGGCGAGCGCACGATATTGAACGCGAAAGAAATCGAACTGCATGCGTGGGCTGCAGGTGTGATACCCGAAAAAATTTCGGGCAGCCAGATTACGATCACCCGCGGCGCGATACCCATCGGCGAAGTGCTGGCGCATGCACCGGTTACAGACGCCCCGAAGCCTTCACAGCGCATTCGCCGCGGCAGCACGGTGAAACTTTTCTTGAAAAGCGCGCACATACAGATCGCGCGCGACGCGGTAATACTTATGGATGCTTTTCCCGGTGAAACGATCGACGTTCGCATATCGGGCACACGCAAGAACCTGCGCGCACGCCTGGTGAACGGCGAAGCAGCGGAGCTGGTACAATGA
- a CDS encoding flavin-containing monooxygenase, with product MSNEQVKADYQVAIIGAGFSGLGMAIRLQQAGIHDFAILEAASEVGGTWRDSRYPGAAVDVPNHLYSYSFEQNPDWTRMFSNAQEIQQYILHVADKYELRKKILFNTKVVEAHFDEASGLWQAKTQKGDMLRARFVVGAMGPFAESRIPEVPGLKKFKGVMAHTALWNSSTDLKGKRVAVVGSGASAIQVVPAVQPLAQQLTVFQRTPSWVVPKADYEYSELEKTIYRTLPITQKIRRAVIYGLTELLATAIVWDTPMTDLLERISKRHMARAIKDPELLRKVTPKYRLGRTRMLISNDWYPALAQPNVELVDHGVDALTENGIVANGKEYPVDVIIWATGYKSPSEGFPFPLTGLKGRDLNTYWANGAKAYKGVTIAGFPNLFTLMGPNTGPGHTSVLVYVEAQQRYIVQAIQQCLRNHIGSLTVREDRQEEFNRQLLEKMKKTTWGDGGNSWYYTKDGRNTTLYPGFATDYVLSVRNFDLGDYSVKSS from the coding sequence ATGAGCAACGAACAGGTGAAAGCTGACTACCAGGTAGCGATTATTGGCGCCGGTTTCAGCGGTCTCGGCATGGCGATCAGGCTTCAGCAGGCAGGCATTCACGATTTCGCCATTCTCGAGGCGGCGAGCGAAGTCGGCGGCACCTGGCGCGACAGCAGGTATCCCGGTGCGGCGGTCGACGTGCCGAACCATCTTTATTCTTATTCGTTCGAGCAGAATCCCGACTGGACGCGCATGTTCTCGAATGCGCAAGAGATTCAGCAGTACATTCTGCATGTTGCCGACAAATACGAACTGCGCAAGAAAATTCTCTTTAATACGAAGGTTGTCGAAGCGCACTTTGACGAGGCGAGCGGGCTGTGGCAGGCAAAGACGCAAAAGGGGGATATGTTGCGTGCTCGCTTCGTTGTCGGCGCGATGGGGCCTTTTGCTGAGTCGCGCATACCCGAAGTGCCGGGTTTGAAAAAATTCAAAGGTGTCATGGCGCACACCGCGCTATGGAACTCAAGCACAGACCTTAAAGGCAAACGCGTTGCCGTTGTGGGCAGCGGTGCGAGTGCAATTCAGGTTGTGCCCGCAGTGCAGCCTCTCGCCCAACAGCTCACGGTATTTCAGCGCACACCTTCATGGGTCGTGCCAAAGGCAGACTATGAATACAGCGAACTCGAGAAGACAATTTACCGCACCCTACCGATTACGCAGAAGATTCGCCGCGCGGTGATTTATGGACTCACTGAACTGCTCGCGACTGCGATCGTGTGGGATACCCCGATGACCGACCTGCTTGAACGTATTTCGAAACGCCATATGGCGAGGGCGATCAAAGACCCAGAACTGCTGCGCAAGGTGACACCGAAATATCGTCTGGGGCGCACGCGCATGCTGATTTCGAATGACTGGTACCCTGCTCTTGCTCAGCCAAACGTTGAGCTGGTCGACCACGGCGTCGACGCGCTTACAGAAAACGGAATCGTGGCGAACGGCAAAGAATACCCGGTCGATGTCATTATCTGGGCAACGGGCTATAAGTCGCCCTCAGAAGGTTTTCCATTTCCGCTCACGGGCCTCAAGGGTCGCGACCTCAACACGTACTGGGCAAATGGCGCGAAGGCTTACAAAGGCGTGACAATTGCGGGATTTCCGAATCTGTTTACGCTCATGGGCCCCAATACCGGCCCCGGACACACATCGGTGCTGGTCTACGTCGAAGCGCAGCAGCGCTATATTGTTCAGGCAATTCAACAATGCCTGAGAAACCACATCGGCAGCCTCACCGTGCGCGAAGACAGACAAGAAGAGTTCAACAGGCAGCTGCTCGAAAAGATGAAAAAGACCACGTGGGGCGACGGCGGCAACAGCTGGTATTACACGAAAGACGGCCGCAACACGACGCTCTACCCGGGGTTTGCGACCGACTACGTGCTGAGTGTGCGCAATTTTGATTTGGGTGATTATAGCGTGAAGAGCAGCTGA
- a CDS encoding ABC transporter permease subunit, producing MPLRLLRSLARPLGGFLTILVLVTLLTVFLQHLRKGTAEEALMGQRGTAQGLALITQKSFLTKLAEFAADLPNIFKWKSLRGTPIVPQIQHAFANTTLLTVLSLAFSVVIGLGLLVVAEFAPAFSPALERLATAINTTPIFLIGIFLIWLFSFALHLLPSGGDSTVKSFILPALGIALKFGARLFLLLTNYMRALEKQVFILRARAYSLGSGRIFMHKLANCAMPFVIFWLIETASLFSGAVIVESLFSIHGLGTLLLFALLQYDIRLIFANLVVIAAIVYTTSLIQAGLAAREEALKA from the coding sequence ATGCCGCTGCGTCTGTTGCGTTCGCTTGCCCGCCCGCTGGGGGGATTTCTCACCATACTCGTTCTGGTCACCCTGCTGACGGTGTTTCTGCAGCATTTACGCAAGGGCACCGCAGAAGAAGCGCTCATGGGGCAACGAGGCACCGCGCAGGGCCTCGCGCTGATTACGCAGAAATCGTTCTTAACGAAACTCGCAGAGTTTGCAGCCGACCTGCCCAACATTTTCAAGTGGAAGTCTCTCAGGGGCACGCCGATCGTGCCGCAGATTCAGCACGCCTTTGCCAATACGACGCTGTTGACCGTGCTAAGCCTCGCGTTTTCGGTTGTGATTGGTCTCGGTTTGCTGGTGGTGGCAGAATTCGCACCAGCCTTTTCGCCTGCTCTAGAACGCCTCGCAACGGCGATTAACACGACACCCATATTTCTGATTGGCATTTTTTTGATCTGGCTGTTTTCATTTGCGCTGCACCTTTTGCCCTCGGGCGGTGACAGCACGGTCAAATCATTTATTCTGCCGGCGCTCGGCATTGCGCTGAAATTTGGCGCGCGGCTTTTTTTATTGCTGACCAACTACATGCGCGCGCTTGAGAAGCAGGTGTTTATTCTGCGCGCACGCGCGTACTCGCTCGGCAGCGGGCGCATTTTCATGCACAAACTCGCCAACTGTGCAATGCCCTTTGTAATATTCTGGCTGATAGAGACTGCGTCTCTGTTTTCAGGCGCCGTAATTGTTGAATCGCTGTTCTCGATTCATGGCCTCGGCACTCTGCTGCTCTTCGCGCTGCTGCAATACGATATTCGGCTGATCTTTGCCAACCTGGTCGTCATCGCGGCGATTGTCTATACGACTTCGCTGATACAGGCGGGTCTCGCCGCGCGCGAAGAGGCACTCAAGGCATGA
- a CDS encoding tetratricopeptide repeat protein: MKNSLRIVNSLARLAICVTATLCLYGQGAPAKPAAAEAVKPAEPAATSATKPQPVRNPPRSANLKRAEKLYFSKKYETAAALLRKIVEEEPENGRANSLLGDVYYLQGFHEKALSHLMRASELNENKAPDLFRLGQAYEKLNKPKEAVRSYLKAYEQDDSMKEALFHVGFVYLSLERNKLKTIEYWQRFVDEATTDPQREKVATVLKFLRDPNFVLPDKNSPISLEEALMLGGATGPAEPTTGDDKGAGHEKAKEKNDGKELLDDDSLN; the protein is encoded by the coding sequence ATGAAGAACTCGCTGCGTATCGTAAATTCTCTGGCAAGGCTCGCAATCTGCGTCACAGCTACTTTGTGTCTTTATGGGCAGGGTGCACCCGCAAAACCGGCGGCGGCAGAAGCGGTCAAACCAGCTGAGCCGGCCGCCACGAGTGCAACTAAACCGCAACCGGTTAGAAATCCCCCCCGAAGCGCAAACCTGAAACGCGCTGAAAAACTGTACTTTTCGAAAAAATACGAAACTGCCGCCGCGCTATTGCGCAAGATTGTCGAAGAAGAACCCGAGAATGGCCGCGCGAATTCGCTTTTGGGCGATGTCTATTACCTTCAGGGCTTTCACGAAAAGGCGCTGAGCCATCTGATGCGCGCATCAGAACTCAACGAAAACAAGGCGCCTGACCTGTTTCGTCTGGGTCAGGCATATGAAAAATTAAACAAGCCCAAAGAGGCTGTGCGTTCTTACCTCAAGGCTTATGAGCAAGACGATTCGATGAAAGAGGCATTGTTTCATGTCGGTTTCGTCTATCTGAGCCTCGAACGCAACAAACTCAAGACCATCGAATACTGGCAGCGCTTCGTCGACGAAGCGACAACCGACCCGCAGCGCGAGAAGGTTGCGACCGTTTTGAAATTTCTGCGCGACCCGAATTTCGTTTTGCCCGACAAGAACAGTCCGATTTCGCTTGAAGAGGCCCTGATGCTCGGTGGTGCGACGGGGCCTGCCGAACCCACGACCGGCGACGACAAGGGTGCCGGCCACGAAAAAGCAAAGGAGAAGAACGATGGTAAAGAACTTCTCGACGATGACTCGCTGAACTAG
- the flgG gene encoding flagellar basal-body rod protein FlgG: MVRSLWTSATGMIAQQFHMDTISHNLSNVNTTGYKKNRVDFEDLLYQHQVLAGTPSTAVSEIPVGVNVGVGVRPAATQKLFQMGSLQSTGHKLDMAISSDVGFFKILMPDGTFGYQRNGDFKIDSRRQVLQSDGYTLEPPLVIPPDGLIETLTINEQGEVRIQIGDDQIPRQIGQIELYRFVNPAGLKAIGKNLFKESPASGPEIPGTPGLGGFGGILQGFLEMSNVNLAEEMVNMIVAQRAYEANSKSIQTSDSMLSTAIQLKRG; the protein is encoded by the coding sequence ATGGTACGCTCTCTCTGGACTTCTGCTACGGGCATGATTGCGCAGCAGTTTCACATGGACACGATTTCGCACAACCTCTCGAATGTGAACACGACAGGTTATAAGAAGAATCGCGTCGACTTTGAAGATCTTCTTTATCAGCACCAGGTTCTGGCAGGTACACCCTCTACGGCCGTATCGGAAATTCCGGTTGGCGTGAACGTCGGCGTGGGCGTGCGCCCTGCTGCGACACAAAAACTCTTTCAAATGGGCTCGCTGCAGTCAACCGGGCACAAACTTGACATGGCGATCTCATCTGACGTCGGTTTTTTCAAGATACTGATGCCCGACGGCACATTCGGCTACCAGCGCAATGGGGATTTCAAAATTGACTCGCGCCGGCAGGTTTTGCAATCAGACGGCTACACGCTCGAGCCGCCGCTCGTGATACCACCCGACGGCCTCATCGAAACGCTCACGATCAACGAACAGGGCGAAGTGCGTATTCAGATAGGCGACGACCAGATTCCCCGCCAGATTGGCCAGATCGAACTCTACCGTTTCGTCAACCCGGCAGGTCTCAAGGCAATCGGCAAGAACCTTTTCAAAGAATCGCCCGCGAGCGGGCCTGAGATTCCGGGCACACCCGGCCTCGGCGGTTTCGGCGGTATCTTGCAGGGCTTTCTCGAAATGTCGAACGTCAACCTGGCCGAAGAGATGGTCAACATGATCGTGGCGCAGCGCGCGTACGAAGCCAACTCAAAATCGATTCAGACCTCTGACAGCATGCTGTCGACGGCGATACAACTAAAACGTGGTTAA
- a CDS encoding flagellar basal body L-ring protein FlgH yields MNRRQNSQQNKFCGEAAKLVLLLIVGASAPITPQESLWRDQNPYVAPPREGEIVAIEVNESFTLVSDGQWNSSQKFETKLVPDTKNIPFLTNSQQSKSNSKSSLNNSKNRDTYRFQITGILGARQADGNFPLQATKSLNIDGKPVRVQLSGIVDARRIRQGTIESRFIGNLTLNVQSEPPFPKDQKLNLKPPAGTDPNSKPTMTEFSDQLRKELLIEHMKQILGGMNQ; encoded by the coding sequence ATGAATCGCCGCCAAAACTCGCAACAAAACAAGTTTTGCGGCGAAGCCGCAAAACTTGTTTTGTTGTTAATTGTCGGCGCGTCAGCGCCGATCACGCCACAGGAGAGCCTGTGGCGTGATCAAAACCCCTACGTCGCACCGCCACGCGAGGGCGAGATCGTTGCGATTGAAGTGAACGAAAGTTTCACGCTGGTGAGCGACGGCCAGTGGAATAGCTCGCAAAAGTTTGAAACGAAGCTCGTGCCTGACACGAAGAATATTCCGTTTCTGACTAATTCGCAGCAGAGCAAATCGAACAGCAAGAGTTCGCTGAATAATTCTAAAAACCGCGACACCTACCGCTTTCAGATTACCGGCATTCTGGGCGCACGCCAGGCCGACGGTAATTTTCCTTTGCAGGCAACCAAGTCGCTCAACATCGACGGCAAACCGGTGCGCGTGCAGCTGAGCGGCATCGTCGACGCGCGCCGTATTCGCCAGGGTACAATCGAATCGCGTTTTATTGGCAACCTGACGCTGAATGTGCAGTCTGAACCGCCTTTTCCGAAAGACCAGAAGCTGAACCTGAAGCCACCCGCCGGCACCGACCCGAACTCGAAACCGACAATGACTGAGTTCAGCGACCAGCTGCGAAAAGAGCTGCTGATTGAGCACATGAAGCAAATACTGGGAGGCATGAACCAATGA
- a CDS encoding flagellar basal body P-ring protein FlgI yields MRIAFAILIGSSAFSLAALNLTVRDIARISWHRENQVSGYGVVIGLNGSGDSRSQLAMETLRKNLYNRGIDLGDKTLQAKNIAAVMVTANIPVHARPGDPVDVWVSSVGDARALNGGMLLQTALTGADGQVYAVAQGPISAPLPRPTENNNLQLYNFSVYNKRIPPNDRLTQERHNSAHIPSGAIIEKAVSQPTVLVDDTKKTKSSKLSLHNFDFMTARNVVAAINKKFANTAALANDGTITLNIPYASDHVDYLSKILQVKVDVPERTRVVLDTRTGTIVAGGNVAISSVMVTHNGMQVEVSNKQAYTYGEEKSPANAELKEGATVKELVDNLNKLGLTSAEIIDVIKAIHAAGALHGELTVL; encoded by the coding sequence ATGAGAATTGCATTCGCAATTCTCATTGGTTCGTCTGCCTTTAGCCTGGCGGCGCTAAACCTGACAGTCCGCGACATCGCGCGCATTTCGTGGCACCGCGAGAACCAGGTCTCGGGTTATGGTGTCGTCATCGGCCTCAATGGCAGCGGCGATTCGCGCTCGCAGCTCGCGATGGAAACGCTGCGTAAAAACCTCTACAACCGCGGCATCGACCTCGGTGATAAAACGCTGCAGGCGAAGAACATCGCGGCGGTTATGGTGACGGCGAATATTCCCGTGCATGCCAGACCCGGCGACCCGGTCGATGTCTGGGTGTCATCAGTCGGCGACGCGCGCGCGCTCAATGGTGGCATGCTGCTGCAGACTGCGCTCACGGGCGCAGATGGCCAGGTTTATGCCGTGGCACAGGGCCCGATCTCGGCGCCGCTGCCCCGCCCTACCGAGAATAACAACCTGCAACTCTATAATTTTTCAGTTTATAACAAGCGCATACCGCCTAACGACCGTCTGACGCAAGAGCGGCACAATTCGGCTCACATTCCTTCGGGGGCAATCATCGAAAAAGCGGTTTCGCAGCCAACGGTACTGGTTGACGATACCAAAAAGACCAAATCATCGAAGCTGTCGCTGCACAACTTTGACTTCATGACGGCGCGCAATGTCGTTGCGGCGATTAACAAGAAGTTTGCCAACACCGCAGCGCTGGCGAACGACGGTACAATTACCTTAAATATTCCCTATGCGAGCGACCATGTCGACTATCTGAGTAAGATTCTGCAGGTGAAGGTCGACGTGCCCGAGCGCACTCGCGTGGTGCTCGATACGCGCACCGGCACGATAGTCGCCGGGGGCAACGTGGCGATCTCGAGCGTCATGGTGACACATAACGGCATGCAGGTTGAAGTCTCGAATAAACAGGCCTATACCTACGGCGAAGAAAAATCGCCTGCGAATGCCGAACTAAAAGAGGGCGCAACCGTCAAAGAACTGGTGGATAACCTGAACAAACTGGGCCTGACCTCTGCTGAGATCATCGACGTGATCAAAGCAATACACGCGGCCGGCGCGCTACACGGGGAGTTAACAGTTTTATGA
- a CDS encoding ABC transporter permease subunit, whose protein sequence is MKYIRIFSLLLLFFVVAAQIVLPDAEIQLDHTFLPPGEGALFGTTPLGQSVATLVVAGAGQTLGIAASALVVSLFLSLALAALSYLLPQKIARAYAYIIDAWLAIPGIFVALSIGYFLPQSFFSVITALVLSEYAALQKFILQRLQNVSRNDYITMAQVMGARRQHVFSWHVLPQLARESGYLFVLTMPSIVLSLASLEFLGVQTGASRLSLGMQIAVYKDYILLYPYLSLAPVLALLLLLFALNEAVKLVKTEN, encoded by the coding sequence ATGAAATATATTCGTATTTTTTCGCTGCTGTTGCTCTTCTTTGTCGTCGCCGCCCAAATCGTCTTGCCCGACGCCGAAATTCAACTCGATCATACTTTTCTACCGCCCGGTGAAGGTGCGCTATTCGGTACGACTCCACTTGGGCAAAGTGTGGCAACCCTGGTCGTTGCGGGCGCGGGCCAGACGCTCGGTATCGCCGCATCTGCGCTCGTGGTTTCCCTATTTCTGAGCCTCGCGCTCGCTGCTCTGAGCTACCTGTTGCCACAGAAAATCGCCCGAGCCTACGCGTATATCATCGATGCATGGCTTGCGATACCGGGTATATTCGTGGCCCTTTCAATCGGCTACTTTTTGCCCCAAAGTTTCTTTTCGGTAATCACGGCGTTAGTGCTCTCTGAATATGCCGCTCTGCAGAAGTTTATACTGCAACGCCTGCAGAATGTTTCGCGCAACGACTATATTACAATGGCGCAGGTGATGGGCGCGCGCAGGCAGCATGTTTTTTCGTGGCATGTGCTGCCACAGCTCGCGCGGGAGAGTGGCTACCTATTTGTGCTGACGATGCCCTCCATTGTGCTCTCACTCGCGAGCCTCGAATTTTTAGGAGTGCAGACCGGCGCAAGCAGGCTTTCGCTGGGCATGCAAATCGCCGTGTACAAAGATTATATTTTACTTTACCCATACCTCAGTCTTGCCCCCGTTCTGGCGCTGCTGCTGCTGCTCTTTGCTTTAAACGAAGCGGTGAAGCTCGTCAAAACGGAAAATTAA